A window of the Capra hircus breed San Clemente unplaced genomic scaffold, ASM170441v1, whole genome shotgun sequence genome harbors these coding sequences:
- the NLRP6 gene encoding NACHT, LRR and PYD domains-containing protein 6 — protein MEPRAAAARELLLGALEDLSQEHLKRFRHKLRDQRVDGRNIPWGRLEGADTLDLVELLVRFYGPERALDVAQKTLQRADVRDVAARLKERRLQSLGPSSPAQLSVSEYKKKYREHVLRQHAKVKERDARSVKISKRFTKLLIAEEPEAERARRSDTHTFNRLFGRDEEGERRLTVALQGPAGIGKTMAARKILYDWAAGKLYHSHVDFAFFLSCRELLERPGTCSLADLILDQCPDREAPVQQMLAQSERLLFILDGVDEMLAPEPAEAAPCRNPHEAASGARVLGSLLSKELLPAARLLVTRRGAAPGRLQARLCSPQCAEVCGFSDKDRKKYFYKFFQDEWKAEHAYRSVKENEMLFSLCFVPAVCWIVCTVLRQQLQRGQDLWRASKTTTSVYLLFVASVLRSAPAADGAQLQRELRKLCRLARDGVLGGRARFSEEDLERLQLCGAKVQTQFLSKKEMPGVLETEVTYQFIDQSFQEFLAALSYLLEDEGAPRAAAGGIEALLQGDRSCAGHLKLTTRFLFGLLSTERMCEDWKSATNRLPQLQRCEQQ, from the exons ATGGAGCCCCGCGCTGCCGCTGCCCGCGAGCTGCTCCTGGGCGCACTGGAAGACCTGAGCCAAGAGCACCTGAAGCGCTTCCGCCACAAACTGCGGGACCAGCGGGTGGACGGTCGCAACATCCCGTGGGGGCGGCTGGAGGGCGCAGACACCTTGGACCTCGTGGAGCTGCTGGTCCGCTTCTACGGGCCGGAACGCGCGCTGGACGTGGCCCAGAAAACCCTGCAGAGGGCAGACGTGCGCGACGTGGCGGCGCGGCTCAAGGAGCGTCGGCTGCAGA GTCTCGGCCCCAGCTCCCCGGCGCAGCTCTCCGTCTCCG AGTACAAGAAGAAGTACCGGGAGCACGTGCTGCGGCAGCACGCCAAGGTGAAGGAGCGGGACGCCCGCTCAGTGAAGATCAGCAAGCGCTTCACCAAGCTGCTCATCGCCGAGGAGCCGGAGGCCGAGCGCGCCCGGCGCTCAGACACCCACACCTTCAACCGCCTGTTCGGCCGCGACGAGGAGGGCGAGAGACGGCTGACCGTGGCGCTGCAGGGCCCGGCGGGCATCGGCAAGACCATGGCGGCCAGGAAGATCCTGTATGACTGGGCGGCCGGCAAGCTGTACCACAGCCACGTGGACTTCGCCTTCTTCCTGTCTTGCCGCGAGCTGCTGGAGCGACCGGGCACGTGCAGCCTGGCCGACCTGATCCTAGACCAGTGCCCCGACCGCGAGGCGCCGGTGCAGCAGATGCTGGCGCAGTCCGAGAGGCTGCTGTTCATCCTGGACGGCGTAGACGAAATGTTGGCACCGGAGCCGGCCGAGGCCGCGCCCTGCAGAAACCCCCACGAGGCCGCGAGCGGCGCGCGGGTGCTGGGGAGCCTGCTGAGCAAGGAGCTGCTGCCCGCGGCGCGCCTGCTAGTGACCAGGAGAGGCGCCGCCCCCGGGAGGCTGCAGGCCCGCCTGTGCTCACCGCAGTGCGCAGAGGTGTGCGGCTTCTCAGACAAGGACAGGAAGAAGTACTTCTACAAGTTTTTCCAGGACGAGTGGAAGGCGGAGCACGCCTACCGCTCGGTGAAGGAGAACGAGATGCTCTTCTCCTTGTGCTTCGTGCCGGCCGTGTGCTGGATCGTGTGCACCGTGCTGCGCCAGCAGCTCCAGCGCGGCCAGGACCTGTGGCGCGCTTCCAAGACCACCACGTCCGTGTACTTGCTCTTCGTGGCCAGCGTCCTGAGATCGGCGCCCGCGGCTGACGGGGCTCAGCTGCAGAGAGAGCTGCGCAAGCTGTGCCGCCTGGCCCGTGACGGTGTCCTCGGGGGCAGGGCGCGGTTCTCGGAGGAGGACCTGGAGCGCCTGCAGCTCTGTGGCGCCAAGGTCCAGACGCAGTTTCTCAGCAAGAAGGAGATGCCAGGCGTGCTGGAGACAGAGGTCACCTACCAGTTCATTGATCAGAGCTTCCAGGAATTCTTAGCTGCTCTGTCCTACCTGCTGGAGGACGAAGGGGCTCCCAGGGCAGCTGCTGGCGGCATAGAGGCACTTCTGCAGGGGGACCGGAGCTGCGCGGGCCACCTCAAGCTCACCACGCGCTTCCTCTTCGGGCTGCTGAGCACAGAGAGGATGTGTGAAGATTGGAAGTCGGCCACTAATCGGCTGCCACAGCTTCAGCGCTGTGAACAGCAAG